A window from Hemicordylus capensis ecotype Gifberg chromosome 2, rHemCap1.1.pri, whole genome shotgun sequence encodes these proteins:
- the LOC128342601 gene encoding zinc finger and SCAN domain-containing protein 2-like — MECRQHKMAATQGMLSHFGLQIPATSGQKVNPGIKMEEEHLAGSVLGEGFGETGKALHTIPGGSIGGFLQKLPGKAIKQEPGEELPQDSGNQWQEFLKTGESPHSGQETTPLPGESTPWGDPKAFLASFEQVAEACQWPKEEWVARLLPALSGEAEQALSRLEARDRVDYGKVKAAILRGDAISREKIRQRFRCFCYQEAEGPRAVCSRLQELCYRWLKAERHSKEQILELLILEQFLTVLPLEMQSWVRECGPESCSQAVALAEGFLVKHREAERLEQQVPMPFEEAAVRISEARQVSSDSEQREIYRDVKQEGDDRDSRLLGEELMSPKEEEKEQEEKYHSEGSIQEDPDRTPTGRVKNEVSQCIEQEDTSGGQKGNCPEERVEKTVSSDGPLKGNMGHPRIHVGKKQNLNNVGGRSLRPRSGFVKHERAHTGEKPHKCLDCGKTFFMISTLLTHQRTHASEKMINKCLECGKTFLEKSHLIRHYRVHAGENPYKGSECGKNIVENTGLLKQRRSHMSEKPYRCLDCGKSFSLSSNLILHQRTHAVEKSSQSSDCGGSLGGRMELNRPQRTPVRHDPLIHSDCGENSDDSSSLTKHQGIHTGGKPYECLDCGKSFLLRSNLTLHQRTHMRGKPFQHLECRQVFKDSQSLIKEETVQPGGKPYKCSDCGKSFLLSSNLTLHQRTHTGVKPFQCSDCGKSFSDKSNFHRHYRLHTREKPHKCYFCGNSFSQQSDLVVHERIHTQ; from the exons ATGGAATGTAGGCAGCACAAAATGGCTGCTACCCAGGGAATGCTGTCACACTTTGGCCTGCAGATTCCAGCCACATCAGGACAGAAAGTGAACCCAGGGATTAAAATGGAGGAAGAACACTTAGCAGGCTCTGTGCTGGGAGAGGGGTTCGGGGAAACAGGGAAAGCCCTTCACACTATCCCTGGTGGGAGTATCGGGGGATTCCTGCAAAAGTTGCCGGGAAAAGCAATTAAACAAGAGCCGGGTGAGGAGCTGCCACAGGACTCCGGAAACCAATGGCAAGAATTCCTGAAAACAGGCGAGTCCCCTCActcaggacaggaaaccacacCGTTGCCAGGAGAGTCCACACCGTGGGGTGACCCTAAAGCCTTCCTGGCCTCCTTCGAGCAAGTGGCCGAAGCCTGCCAGTGGCCCAAGGAAGAGTGGGTGGCCCGGCTCCTGCCAGCCCTCAGTGGTGAAGCGGAGCAGGCCTTGAGCAGGCTGGAGGCCAGGGACAGAGTGGACTATGGGAAGGTAAAGGCAGCCATCTTGCGAGGGGATGCCATCAGCAGGGAGAAGATTCGTCAACGCTTCAGGTGTttctgctaccaggaggctgAAGGGCCGAGAGCAGTTTGCAGCCGACTGCAGGAGCTTTGCTATCGGTGGCTGAAAGCTGAGAGGCACTCCAAGGAGCAGATTTTGGAGCtgctgatcctggagcagttcctgaccgtCCTGCCTCTGGAAATGCAGAGCTGGGTCCGTGAATGTGGTCCAGAGAGTTGCTCCCAAGCAGTAGCCCTGGCAGAGGGTTTCCTAGTGAAGCATCGTGAGGCCGAGAGACTGGAGCAGCAG GTGCCCATGCCATTTGAGGAAGCAGCTGTGAGGATATCTGAAGCAAGGCAGGTTTCATCAGACTCTGAGCAGCGGGAGATATACAGGGATGTCAAGCAAGAGGGTGATGACCGAGATTCAAGACTGCTGG GTGAAGAGCTGATGAGTccaaaggaggaagagaaggagcaggAAGAGAAATACCATTCGGAAGGTTCTATTCAAGAGGATCCAGACAGAACACCAACGGGAAGAGTGAAAAATGAGGTTTCCCAGTGCATTGAGCAGGAAGATACTTCAGGGGgtcagaaaggaaattgtccagaggagagagtgGAGAAGACTGTTTCTTCTGATGGGCCGCTCAAAGGAAACATGGGGCACCCGAGAATCCATGTGGGGAAGAAGCAAAACCTGAACAATGTGGGCGGAAGGAGCCTCAGACCGAGATCAGGATTTGTTAAACACGAGAGGgcccacacaggtgagaaaccacacaaatgttTGGACTGTGGGAAAACCTTCTTCATGATCTCAACCCTGTTGACACACCAGAGGACTCACGCGAGTGAGAAGATGATCAacaagtgcttggagtgtgggaagaccTTTCTGGAGAAGTCGCACCTCATTAGGCATTACAGGGTCCATGCAGGAGAAAACCCGTACAAGGGTTCCGAGTGCGGGAAAAACATTGTCGAGAACACAGGCCTCCTGAAGCAACGGAGGAGTCACATGAGCGAGAAGCCATACAGATGCTtggactgtgggaaaagcttcagcctgAGCTCAAACCTGATTTTGCATCAAAGGACCCATGCGGTAGAAAAATCATCCCAGTCCTCTGATTGTGGGGGAAGTcttggtggcagaatggagctTAATAGACCTCAGAGAACTCCTGTAAGACATGATCCATTGATACACTCAGACTGTGGGGAGAATAGTGATGATAGCTCAAGCCTCACTAAACATCAGGGAATCCACACAGGAGGGAAGCCGTATGAATGTCTggattgtgggaagagcttccttCTCAGGTCAAATCTGACTTTGCACCAGAGGACCCACATGCGGGGAAAACCATTTCAGCACTTGGAGTGCAGGCAGGTCTTCAAGGACAGCCAAAGCCTCATCAAAGAGGAGACAGTCCAGCCGGGAGGAAAACCCTACAAGTGTTCAGACTGCGGGAAAAGCTTTCTTCTGAGTTCGAATCTCACATTGCATCAGAGAACCCACACGGGTGTGAAGCCTTTCCAGTGCTCTgactgtgggaagagcttcagcgaCAAGTCCAACTTCCACAGGCACTACCGGCTGCACACGAGAGAGAAGCCGCACAAATGCTACTTCTGTGGGAACAGCTTCAGCCAACAGTCAGACCTGGTTGTACACGAGAGAATCCACACGCAGTAG